The following nucleotide sequence is from Deinococcota bacterium.
GATCCATAGCCGAGCGGCAGCTTACCCTTCGTCCGCCTTACCCTGATGAGCCTTAGCCTGATGAGTCTGGGCCTGATGAGCTTGGGCCTGATGAGCTTGGCGCGCCAGATAGGTCTCGAGGATACGCACCGCCGCGCCCTCGTCCAGGAGTCCCTTCTCCTGCCGTTTCTTCTTGCCCTTGCCGCTCTTTAGGAGGTCCTGGCCGGCCAGGCGCGAGGTCAGCCGCTCGTCTTCGAAGGCGACCGTGAGCCCCGCCGCCTCGAGCGTCCCCGCAAAGGCGCGCACCCGCCGCGTCTGCGCCGAATCACCGCCGCTCAGGCTGCGCGGCAGACCGACGACGACGAGCTCCGCCCCCTCCTCCTCGGCCCTGGCCTTGACGGCCGCCACGTCGCGCCTCAGGCCCTGGCGGCGCAGGTAGCCCCGGCCGAAGGCGAAGGACGAACCCGCCTCGGCTCTGGCCAGGCCGATGCGGGCGTCGCCCACGTCGAGCGCAAGGAGCGCGGCCATAACAGGGTCTGGGTGCCGGGGTCCGGAAGGGACCGAACCCTAGCCCCTAGCCCCTAGCCCCTCGAGAATCTCGGGAATGGCCCCAAACGCCTCTTGCAGCC
It contains:
- the ruvX gene encoding Holliday junction resolvase RuvX yields the protein MAALLALDVGDARIGLARAEAGSSFAFGRGYLRRQGLRRDVAAVKARAEEEGAELVVVGLPRSLSGGDSAQTRRVRAFAGTLEAAGLTVAFEDERLTSRLAGQDLLKSGKGKKKRQEKGLLDEGAAVRILETYLARQAHQAQAHQAQTHQAKAHQGKADEG